In Dama dama isolate Ldn47 chromosome 9, ASM3311817v1, whole genome shotgun sequence, the following proteins share a genomic window:
- the ACTL9 gene encoding actin-like protein 9, protein MDPNQGNPSKPQASLEIPKPSLNLTSTLANSTLPQEPPSMVGDRLRPKTGAVVIDMGTGTCKVGFAGQARPTYTVATIVGCQPQKPATSGQPAMETFIGEAARKRPELTLVQPVHSGIVVDWDAAELIWRHLLEHDLRVATRDHPLLFSDPPFSPPTNREKLVEVVFESLSSPAMYVASQSVLSVYAHGRVSGLVVDTGHGVTYTVPVFQGYNLPHATQRLDLAGTHLTAFLAEMLLGSGLPLGQQDLDTVENIKHRYCYVAPDFLKEQARPELECRQTLKLPDGRTVRLGKELFQCPELLFSPPEIPGLSPVGVPTMAQQSLCKVAAELRTDLAQNVLLCGGSSLFTGFQARFQTELLRNLPPEAHVVVMAQPTRNFSVWIGGSILASLRTFQSCWVLREQYEEQGPHIVYRKCY, encoded by the coding sequence ATGGATCCAAATCAGGGCAACCCTTCGAAGCCCCAAGCCTCCCTGGAGATCCCCAAGCCTAGCCTGAACCTCACCTCAACCCTGGCAAATAGCACCCTCCCTCAGGAACCCCCCAGCATGGTGGGCGACAGACTGCGCCCAAAGACCGGGGCGGTGGTCATCGACATGGGCACGGGCACATGTAAGGTGGGCTTCGCCGGGCAGGCCCGGCCCACCTATACCGTGGCCACCATCGTCGGCTGCCAGCCCCAGAAACCGGCCACCTCAGGGCAGCCGGCAATGGAAACCTTCATCGGCGAAGCAGCCCGCAAACGCCCGGAGCTGACGCTGGTGCAGCCGGTGCACAGCGGCATCGTGGTGGACTGGGATGCGGCCGAGCTCATCTGGCGCCACCTGCTGGAGCATGACCTCCGCGTGGCCACCCGCGACCACCCGCTGCTCTTCTCCGACCCGCCCTTCAGCCCCCCCACCAACCGCGAGAAGCTGGTGGAGGTGGTCTTTGAGTCGCTGAGCTCCCCGGCCATGTACGTGGCTTCACAGTCCGTGCTGTCGGTCTATGCACACGGGCGGGTCAGCGGGCTGGTGGTGGACACGGGCCACGGAGTCACCTACACCGTGCCCGTCTTCCAAGGCTACAACCTGCCCCACGCCACACAGCGCCTGGACCTGGCGGGCACCCACCTGACCGCCTTCCTGGCGGAGATGCTGCTCGGCTCCGGGCTACCCCTGGGGCAGCAGGACCTGGACACGGTGGAGAACATCAAGCACAGATACTGCTACGTGGCCCCGGACTTCCTGAAGGAACAGGCCCGGCCAGAGCTGGAATGCCGCCAGACCCTGAAGCTGCCGGACGGACGGACGGTCAGGCTGGGCAAAGAGCTGTTCCAGTGCCCCGAGTTGCTCTTCAGCCCCCCGGAGATCCCAGGGCTGTCCCCCGTGGGCGTCCCCACCATGGCCCAGCAGAGCCTCTGCAAGGTGGCCGCGGAGCTGCGGACCGACTTGGCCCAGAACGTGCTGCTGTGTGGGGGCTCTTCGCTCTTCACCGGGTTCCAGGCGCGCTTCCAAACCGAACTGCTCCGCAATCTGCCGCCAGAGGCACACGTGGTGGTGATGGCCCAGCCCACCAGGAATTTCTCCGTGTGGATCGGGGGCTCCATCCTGGCCTCCCTGCGCACCTTccagtcctgctgggtcctgcgggagcaatacgaggagcaggggcCCCACATCGTGTACCGCAAATGCTACTga
- the LOC133062780 gene encoding olfactory receptor 2Z1 yields the protein MTDVNQSVTSDFILVGLFSRSGSPQLLFFLVAVMFIMGLLGNTTLLFLICVDSRLHTPMYFLLGQLSLFDVGFPLVTIPKMASDFLQGEGSISFGGCAAQIFFLTLMGVAEGVLLALMSYDRYVAVCHPLQYSLLMRCRVCLLMVISSWLAGVLNACIQTSITLHFPYCASHTVDHFFCEVPALLKLSCADTSAYELALSASGVLILVLPLSLIATSYGHVLGAVLRMRSEEARHKAFTTCASHITAVGLFYGAAVFMYMVPGAYHSPRQDNMVSLFYSLITPTLNPLIYSLRNREVWTALVKVLCRAGHKAK from the coding sequence atgacagATGTGAATCAGTCAGTGACCTCTGACTTCATTCTGGTGGGCCTCTTCAGCCGCTCAGGGTCACCTCAGCTACTGTTCTTCCTGGTGGCTGTCATGTTTATCATGGGGCTTCTGGGCAACACCACTCTGCTCTTCCTGATCTGCGTGGACTCCCGGCTCCACACACCAATGTATTTTCTGCTCGGTCAGCTCTCCCTGTTTGATGTTGGCTTCCCCCTGGTCACCATCCCCAAGATGGCCTCAGACTTTCTGCAGGGAGAAGGTTCCATCTCCTTTGGGGGTTGTGCAGCTCAGATATTCTTCCTCACGCTGATGGGTGTGGCTGAGGGCGTCCTGTTGGCCCTCATGTCCTATGACCGTTATGTGGCTGTGTGCCACCCGCTGCAGTATTCTCTGCTCATGAGGTGCCGGGTGTGCCTGCTCATGGTGATCTCCTCCTGGCTGGCCGGTGTGCTCAATGCCTGCATCCAGACCTCCATCACTCTGCACTTCCCCTACTGTGCCTCGCACACCGTGGACCACTTCTTTTGTGAGGTCCCCGCGCTGCTGAAGCTCTCCTGTGCGGACACGTCCGCCTATGAACTGGCGCTGTCCGCCTCGGGAGTGCTGATCCTGGTGCTTCCCCTTTCCCTCATTGCCACCTCCTATGGCCACGTGTTGGGGGCTGTTCTACGTATGCGCTCAGAGGAGGCTCGCCACAAGGCCTTCACCACTTGCGCCTCACACATCACAGCAGTGGGACTCTTCTATGGCGCAGCCGTGTTCATGTACATGGTCCCGGGTGCCTACCACAGCCCACGCCAGGACAACATGGTCTCCCTGTTCTACAGCCTTATCACCCCCACACTCAACCCCCTCATATACAGCCTGAGGAACCGGGAAGTGTGGACGGCTTTGGTCAAAGTTCTCTGCAGAGCTGGGCACAAGGCAAAGTGA